The Cryobacterium roopkundense sequence AGCAGGCTCAGGGCCACGGTGCCGCCGCTTGCGGCTATCGCGGGGCCGGCGCTGCGCACCGCCGTGTACATCGCTTCGTTTCGGCTTTCGGTGTGTAGGAGCTCCTCGCGGTAGCGAGCTACCAGAAGCAGTGCGTAGTTGGTGCCGGCTCCGAAGACGAGCACGGACAGGATGCCTGATATGGACGCGTCGAGCCTGAAACCGAGTGGTTCGGCGAGGGCGCCCGCCACGACGCCGGCGAGGGCATCCGCCGCGCCCACGACAGCGAGGGGAACGATCCACAGCACGGGGCTTCGATAGGTCACGATCAGCAAAACGGCCACCACGATCACCGTCACGAGCAACAGCCGGAAGTCGGCGCCAGCAAACGCGTTGGTGATGTCTGCCTGAAACCCGACGGGCCCCGTGACATACGCCGTGAGACTGGCCGGAAGATCCGTGGACGCTGCAGAGCGGATCTCGGTGGCCGTGCGGGTGATGTCGTCGGAGACGCCGCTCGACTCGAGCGGAACCACACTGAGGGCGGCCTGGCCATCGTCGCTGAACCGGGGGATCGTTGCGGGGGGAGCCGTTGATTGCTCGCCGAGAGCCTCGGCACGCGCCGCGATCGCCGCGGAATCGGCTTCGGTCAGCGGCGAGCCGTCACGACTCCACACCACGATTGCCGACGTCGCCTTCGCCGATGGGAAATCCGCAAGGAGGGCGTCTACCTGCGCGGCTTGGCTCGAATCGGGAAGCCCGGAACTGGGAAAATCGTCGCCGGAGGCGCTTGGCAGCAGGGCAAAGAGCAGGCCCACGGCGATTGCCGTGGCTGCAAGAACCAGCCAGGCGGTGCCGCGCCCTGACACGAATCGAGCAATTGCTCTCACGGTTTCTCCACTCAGTCGCTAATAGTACTGAATGATCATATTGCTAACTCGGCTAGCAATATCACACCCCTTCACTTGTTTTGAGTAATTCAAGACAAGTGCTAACCTTGACTCATGTCCGAAAGCGCTCTCCCCGTTTCCCCTGGCAGAGCACTCGGGTTATCATCGCCCAGCGAGGTGGCCGACAGCATCCGTTCCGCGGCCCTCAAGGTGACGGAGCCCAGACTCGCTGTGCTCGCCGCGCTGACGAGCACACCGCACGTAAGCGCTGAACAGCTCTTCACCCTCGTCAAGGCACAGCTGCCGAGCACCTCCCTGCAGGCCGTGTACGGAGTTCTGGCGGCATTCGGAAACGCCGGCCTCGTGCGCAAGGTCGAACCGGCCGGTTCCCCCGCCCTATTTGAACGTCGGGTCGGCGACAACCACCATCACCTCGTCTGCACACGCTGCAGCGTCGTGCATGATGTGGACTGCGCCGTCGGCTCTGCTCCCTGCCTTGTTCCGGAGAACGATTCGGGGTTTGCCGTTCATGCAGCGGAGGTAACCTACTGGGGTCTCTGCCCGGCCTGTCAGGTCGACCTCGCCGCCCTCTGACGTTCCACGTCTCTTCCTCTCACCTTCCTCTCCAGCACGTCTTTCCCACAACACAAAGGAGTCTCATGACCATCGAGCCCACCACCACCCAGTCGGGAACCCCCGTCGCGAGCGACGAGCATTCGCTCACCGTCGGCCCGAACGGCGTCACCGCCCTGCACGACCGCTACCTGGTCGAGAAGCTCGCGCAGTTCAACCGCGAACGTATCCCGGAGCGCATCGTGCACGCCAAGGGCGGCGGAGCCCACGGGCAGTTTGTTGTCACCGGAGACGTGTCGAAGTACACCCGTGCGGCCGTCTTTCAGCCGGGCACGACCACCGACACCCTGCAGCGCTTCTCGAGCGTTGCCGGCGAGCAGGGCAGCCCTGACACCTGGCGCGATGTGCGTGGCTTCTCCGTGAAGTTCTATACGTCAGAGGGCAACTACGACATCGTCGGAAACAACACCCCGGTGTTCTTCATCCGCGACGGGATCAAGTTCCCCGACTTCATCCACTCCCAGAAGCGTCTTCCCGGCTCCGGCCTTCGCGACGCCACCATGCAGTGGGATTTCTGGACCCTCTCCCCGGAGTCGGCACACCAGGTGACCTACCTCATGGGTGACCGCGGCCTGCCCGTGTCCTGGCGCACGATGCCCGGCTTCGGCTCGCACACCTACCAGTGGATCAACGCCGCCGGCGAGCGCTTCTGGGTGAAGTACCACTTCACGTCCAACCAGGGCAACGCCGAAATGGACGGCCCAGAGGCCGAGCTCATTGCCGGCGCCGACGCCGACTACTACCGTCGCGATCTGCACGACGCCATCGAAGAGGGCAACTTCCCGTCCTGGAACGTGTCTGTACAGGTCATGCCCTACGAGCAGGGCAAGACGTACCGCTTCAACCCCTTCGACGTGACCAAGGTGTGGCCGCACGCCGACTTCCCGCTCATCCCGGTGGGAACGCACACGCTCAACCGCAACCCGGAGAACTTCTTCGCCGAGATAGAGCAGGCCGCCTTCTCCCCGGCGAACATGGTTCCCGGAATCGCCGCGAGCCCAGACAAGATGCTGATGGCGCGCATCTTCTCCTATCCGGACGCGCAGCGCTACCGCATCGGAACCAACTTCAACCAGATTCCGATCAACGCCCCGCAGGCGCCCGTGAACAACTACTCGCAGGATGGCGCGGCCCGCCACGGGTTCAACCCGCCGTCGGCACCGAACTACGCACCGAACTCGCTCGGCGGGCCGGTGGCTGACGCCGCCGCAGCTGGCGAAGGCAGCTGGGAGAACGACGGTTCGTTGCTGAACTCCGCCGCGACGCTGCGCAGCGAGGACAGCGACTTCGGACAGGCCGGAACCCTCTACCGTGAGGTGTACGACGACGCGGCCAAGGCACGCTTCCTCGCCACCATCACCGGTGCCGTCAGCGGAGTGACCCGCCCAGAGGTCACCGAGCGCGCCATCTGGTACTGGACGAGCGTGGACGCTGAGCTCGGCGCGAGCCTGCGCAGCAACCTCGAGGCCCTAGCCGCCGCCGAGCTCGCGAGCTCGAAGTAGTCACCGAATAAAGGCACGACGGCAACGCCCGGTCTTCTCGGAGACCGGGCGTTCCCGCGTTCCGCAGGCTCAGCGCAGGTAGCCGCCCTTTTCGAGGCCCGCTTCGATCTCGTAGCGATTGGTGAGCGGGTTACGACCGGCCAGACCGTACAGCACGGGAAAGAGCATGCCGTAGCGCTGCCATTGGCGCTTGTGTACGGCCTCGTGCTCGAGCACATCCGCTGATACATTCTGCTTGGTCAGGTAGCAGCCGCCCACGCAGGACCCACCGCGGCCGAATGTCCACGACGGCATGCCGCGAAAGACGAGGAGGCCGTTTCGGCGTTCCACCCGGCCCGTGCTCCACAGGGAACCCCACACAGTGCCCACCAGGGTGGCATAGGCATAACCCGCCCGGCTGAGGGGGGAATCGAAAAGAAAACCGCGCACACCCACTACGGTAGCTCGATGCCCGGGCGTCCGTACTGCTCGAGCAGACGTAGCCACACCTCGCTCAGGGTCGGGTAGCTCGGCACGGCGTGCCAGAGGCGGCCGATCGACACCTCGCCCACAATGGCGATCGTGGCGGAGTGCAGCAGCT is a genomic window containing:
- a CDS encoding catalase; the protein is MTIEPTTTQSGTPVASDEHSLTVGPNGVTALHDRYLVEKLAQFNRERIPERIVHAKGGGAHGQFVVTGDVSKYTRAAVFQPGTTTDTLQRFSSVAGEQGSPDTWRDVRGFSVKFYTSEGNYDIVGNNTPVFFIRDGIKFPDFIHSQKRLPGSGLRDATMQWDFWTLSPESAHQVTYLMGDRGLPVSWRTMPGFGSHTYQWINAAGERFWVKYHFTSNQGNAEMDGPEAELIAGADADYYRRDLHDAIEEGNFPSWNVSVQVMPYEQGKTYRFNPFDVTKVWPHADFPLIPVGTHTLNRNPENFFAEIEQAAFSPANMVPGIAASPDKMLMARIFSYPDAQRYRIGTNFNQIPINAPQAPVNNYSQDGAARHGFNPPSAPNYAPNSLGGPVADAAAAGEGSWENDGSLLNSAATLRSEDSDFGQAGTLYREVYDDAAKARFLATITGAVSGVTRPEVTERAIWYWTSVDAELGASLRSNLEALAAAELASSK
- a CDS encoding Fe-S oxidoreductase produces the protein MRGFLFDSPLSRAGYAYATLVGTVWGSLWSTGRVERRNGLLVFRGMPSWTFGRGGSCVGGCYLTKQNVSADVLEHEAVHKRQWQRYGMLFPVLYGLAGRNPLTNRYEIEAGLEKGGYLR
- a CDS encoding Fur family transcriptional regulator — encoded protein: MSESALPVSPGRALGLSSPSEVADSIRSAALKVTEPRLAVLAALTSTPHVSAEQLFTLVKAQLPSTSLQAVYGVLAAFGNAGLVRKVEPAGSPALFERRVGDNHHHLVCTRCSVVHDVDCAVGSAPCLVPENDSGFAVHAAEVTYWGLCPACQVDLAAL